Sequence from the Chloroflexota bacterium genome:
GACTTCGTGCGTCAGCAGGTTGCTCTGCCGGCCGCGCACAATCAGCGTGGGCACGGCGACTTTGCCCCATATGTCCCACACGTCGGGGCGCTCGTAGGCGGCGAGCAGTTTGCGGTCGCGCTTCCAGACTCGCCTGCCGCCCGCGGTTTCGCGCGTCATGCATAATGCCTGTTGCAGCAGCATATCGTCCGTGGACTGCGGCTGCCGCAAGCGCAAGCGTTCCACCACCGCGTCGAGCGAGTCCCACTCGTCGGACTCGCTGTTGTAGCGCACAAACATGCTCTGAGAATCCGCATTCACCGCGTCCGGATCGATGTCCACGATGAGCAGCGCGCGGACCAGTTCGGGATGTTCCGCCGCGAATGTAAAGGCATATCGCCCGCCCGCCGAGTGCCCAACTAGCACGAAGTCGCGCAAGCCGAGATGCGCCACCAGCGATTCGAGATCGGAGACATAGTCGCGGTAGCCGTATGCGTCCGGCGTCGTATGCGCGCTGTCGCCGTGTCCGCGATGGTCCAGCGATACAACATGATATTCCGAGCGCATCGCGGCGGCGAATGTATCCCAGCTATGCGCGCAATCCTGCAAGCCATGCAGCAGCACGACTGTTGGGGGATCGGGCGGCGCGTCATCGTTCGGCGCGCCCCAGTCGGCATAGTGCAGGCGCACGCCGTCAGCGGCATTGAAGAACCTGTCGGTGGGCTGCGTGTTCGTGTTAGTCATTGGCAATGCTTTGCTCAGTGGTGAGCTTTTCGATGTTTCAGTCAGCTTGTTAATGTTCTCAGTCGGCTTCTGCCGCTTCCATTCCGATATTAACTTTCGCCTGCTTGTGGAATTGCAAGGTATCAAGCGATACGCCATACTTTGCCAGAATTGCGTCCACGAACGGCTTGAGCACATATTCCGCAAGGTCAAGTCGTACGGCGGCGACTTCGTTCTCGTTTTCCCGATCATAAAACACAGTTATGAATTGGGCGATTTCCTCGCCGTCTCCCAGTGCCTTGCCGTTGTGTATTTCCAGTACTTGGTCGTCTGCCCAATACTTGACAGTAGCCTCTGGCAGCGCGTCAATTTCTTGGGGAACACTTATAGGCTCTGCCATGGTCTCACTACGTATCTCTTTGATAGCCTTCTGTCAGGATAAGCAGTGAGCAACTCGCGAGTATTGCACTCCGATAAACACTACCTTAATCCATTGGTCGAATGTGGGACTCTGCCAACAATGATTATCCTGCGTTGCTCGCTTCTTTCGTGGGTTTCAATCTATTCGTCGTAAGGCTCTTAGATATTATCCACTCCGGCATCACATCAGGGTGGCGTGATGTTACAGCGCTTCCATGACTGCCGCTCTTAGGCAGACGGTCAAACGCTCGCCGTAGCCTGGCATTTTCTCCGTTGTCAGCCATTGACGGAGACCCTGACCGCTAACTCACCCCCACCACTTCCTCATCCACCAGCGACTGCACTTGGTCGTCGGAATAGCCTAGAATGTCGCTTAGCAACTCGCGGGTGTGCTGCCCTACTGTCGGCGCAGAACCCACTACCATCGGCGTGCGGCTGAACTTGATGGACTTGCCGCTGACCCACATCGTGCCTGCGACGGGATCGGGCACTTCCATCAGGATCTCGCGCTCGTGCAGCTGCGGCTCGTTCGCCGCCTGCTCGGTGGTGTTCACCGGCGCGACGGGTATGCTGTGCGCCGAAAGTTCGTCCACCGCCTGCTTCGTGCTGCGCTGCTTGAGCCAATTGCCGATTTCACCTTCGAGCACATCCACATGCTCGGTGCGAGAATCGCGAGTCTCGAAGCGCGGGTCTTCCAGCCATTCGGGATGCCCTAGCGCCTCGCAGGTGCGCGGCCACATGTTGTCGTTGCCGGCGGCAAGTATGACATAGCCGTCGGAAGTTTCGTACATGCCGCCGAATGGCGTACCGCCGCCGCCGACCGCTTCGTCCGGGCGCGTGGTCTCTACGCCGCCGCCGAGATACGCGGAGATGGGGATTTCGTTGACCGTGAAGCCGGTGTCCGCAAGGCAGACTTCGAGCGCTTGTCCTTCCCCTGAAATTTCGCGCTCTCGCAATGCCGCCAGCGCGCCGATGCATGCGTGCAGCGCGGTGATACGGTCGATAAGCGGGAAGTATGTCTTGATTGGCGGAAGGTCGCCGTACCCGGTGAGCGTCATCAAGCCGCCCATCGCCTGCCCGATGGGGTCGAAGCCGACTTTGTCGCGGTTGGGCCCGTATTGCCCATAAGCCGACACGTTAATCATGATGATTTTCGGGTTCAGCTCTTTAATCTTGTCGTAGCCGAAGCCCATGATGTCTATGGTGCCGGGCCGGAAGTTTTGCAAGAGTATGTCGGACACCTTCACGAGGTCGCGCAGTACTTCCTTGCCCTTTTCGGTGCGCAGGTTGATGGCGAGGCTCTTCTTGCCGCTGTTGTACTGCACCCAGTAGGCGGACTGCCCGCGCACGCGGGGCCCGTTCGCACGGCTTTCGTCGCCGCGCACCGACTCCACCTTGATTACCTCGGCACCCATGCGCGCGAACATCAACGCGCAGCGCGGCCCGGCCTGATAGCGTCCCAGATCCAACACTCGTATGCCTTCAAGCGGTGTCTTCAACTTGCCATTTGCAGATGTCATCGGCGTGTCCTTTTCAATTATCAATGGGCTTTGTTTATCAATAGGCTTTGCTGTTGTATGATGCGATTTGGGATAGATAGCCCGTTACGACATGAACTGCCCAACGACGCTCGCAATCACGACTGCCAATATCGCCAAAGCAAGCCAGCGTTGCAAACGTATCTCTGCCTCTAACTTGGCAATATCAGCCTTTGTCGCCAAGTGTTCATAAGCGCCTTCAGGACGGCTGATTCTGTCAGAATCGGTGGTCATCATCGTCCGTCCATTTGCTTCAGGCGCTATTGCGTTGGATTGCCTAGGCGTCTTTGCGGCCCTTACGCGCTATGAAATCCGCGAAGCCTTCTTCGACCGGGGTGGGCGCGAGATATGTCTTCTGAGCTTGCGATTCGTTGTCGTGCATCCAACGCCAGCCCTCGCCGACATCCTCGGTCATCAGCTGCTTGATGCCCTGCACCATGCGGGCGTCGTTGGCGGCGATTAGCTTGGCGATTTCCATCGCCTTAGGCATAAGCTCGTCCACTTCGACGAGATGATTCAGCAAGCCAATCTGATACGCCTCTTCAGGCTCCACCACTTTGGCGCTGAACAGCAGCTCTTTAGCTTTGGGCCAGCCGACCTGCATCGGCAATGTCCAGGTGGAGTTCACGCGGCCGTATGACGCGGCGAGGAAGCGGAATCGCGAGCGATCGCAGCCCACGCGGATGTCGAAGCTGGACGCCATGACCGCGCCGCCGCCGTATGACAGGCCGTTGAGAGCGCCGATGGTAGGCTTCGTGCAGGTGGCGACATGCCAGGAATACTCGGCACGGTTGGGGTCGGGCGGAGGCGGGTTTTCGGCGTCTCGCACCTGTTCGTGGATGTCCGCGCCGGCGGAGAACGCGCGATCGCCCGTGCCGGTGAATATCACCGCCTTGATGTCCGCGTCGGCTTCCATGTCGCCAATGGCGGTGTCAACCTCGCGGTACAGTCGCTTGCTGAGCGCGTTCAGCACTTTCGGCCTGTTCAGCCTTATGACGCCCACGCCCTCCTCTTTGGTAACAACAATGTCTTCGTAGCTCATAGTCAATCCTTCGGCATGTCGATACTGCGGTTTGGCTGTAAGTATAATCTGGCATGCACAAGGGCGTCAAAGCGGTGGGCAATTAATGACAGCCGTTAAATTAGTACGCGGTCTAGTCGAGGGTGATGGCTACGGAGACGCGAGTTTCGTCGCCCACTGCCTTTGTGGTGTGCCCCTGTCCGGTAATGTCTTCGGCGAGCATCATATCGCCGGGTCCCAGCGTATAGACGGTGCCGTCGCCAAGCCCAATCTCCACATTGCCGCGCAGGGTGATGATGTACTGGCGGCGCGGCGCGGGATGCCAGTCGATGAAGTAGCCGACTTCCTGCTTGCGCACCACGATGCTAGTAGCGCCCTGCACCTCAGGCGGGTCGTGGCTCTCGTCCATGTGCGACTGTCCGTCGTCGCCGGTATATAGCCTGTAGAACATGGTTCTTTCCTCCGGTGGTTTCATATCTTTCTATTATCAACGATGCCTCAGCGCGACCAGCACAGGTCAAGATTGCGGCAGTGGGGGTAAGCCTTCAGCGATGGCGGCACGGTTGAGGGCGGAGTCTAGGGTTGCGAGGGGCGCTCGGCGTCTCTTCGCGAGTTCTAAGTAGGTGGCGTCGTAGAATGAGAGACCGTGAGTTCTTGCGAGCGCAAAAGCGGTATCCAAGTCTGATAATTCATCATTTCTGATGGGTAATGTAGTCAAATCACGTAAGAGTTCATCAAGGCGATCCGCAGCGAGGCGCCCACGTCGTTCAGACGAAAGGAGGACATTCCTTACTTCCAAGTGCCATATCGGTGGAACGAAGGGTTCATATTGAGCCATCTGAGTCCATACCGAACTGGTTATGGGATCGACAACTTCGTCTAGAAACCAGTTAAGCGTCAGTGAAGCGTCGATAACTATATCACCTAGAAACGATGTCCCTCGTGGCGCAGGTCCAGAATCTCCTGAGTCGTCATAGTCTTCCCTGTCTTCTGCCAAGTGGCCCGCCTTCGCTCAATTTCGTCCCAAGCTTCTTT
This genomic interval carries:
- a CDS encoding alpha/beta hydrolase; amino-acid sequence: MIGKTRTKSPPYDLTLRNMCSSRSWTQFWQSMAYRLIPCNSTSRRKLISEWKRQKPTENINKLTETSKSSPLSKALPMTNTNTQPTDRFFNAADGVRLHYADWGAPNDDAPPDPPTVVLLHGLQDCAHSWDTFAAAMRSEYHVVSLDHRGHGDSAHTTPDAYGYRDYVSDLESLVAHLGLRDFVLVGHSAGGRYAFTFAAEHPELVRALLIVDIDPDAVNADSQSMFVRYNSESDEWDSLDAVVERLRLRQPQSTDDMLLQQALCMTRETAGGRRVWKRDRKLLAAYERPDVWDIWGKVAVPTLIVRGRQSNLLTHEVAVRMREAIANTAPLVRLAELEGGGHWFYQEFPGAFEATVRWFMRAVKDASK
- a CDS encoding CoA transferase, producing MTSANGKLKTPLEGIRVLDLGRYQAGPRCALMFARMGAEVIKVESVRGDESRANGPRVRGQSAYWVQYNSGKKSLAINLRTEKGKEVLRDLVKVSDILLQNFRPGTIDIMGFGYDKIKELNPKIIMINVSAYGQYGPNRDKVGFDPIGQAMGGLMTLTGYGDLPPIKTYFPLIDRITALHACIGALAALREREISGEGQALEVCLADTGFTVNEIPISAYLGGGVETTRPDEAVGGGGTPFGGMYETSDGYVILAAGNDNMWPRTCEALGHPEWLEDPRFETRDSRTEHVDVLEGEIGNWLKQRSTKQAVDELSAHSIPVAPVNTTEQAANEPQLHEREILMEVPDPVAGTMWVSGKSIKFSRTPMVVGSAPTVGQHTRELLSDILGYSDDQVQSLVDEEVVGVS
- a CDS encoding enoyl-CoA hydratase/isomerase family protein, which produces MSYEDIVVTKEEGVGVIRLNRPKVLNALSKRLYREVDTAIGDMEADADIKAVIFTGTGDRAFSAGADIHEQVRDAENPPPPDPNRAEYSWHVATCTKPTIGALNGLSYGGGAVMASSFDIRVGCDRSRFRFLAASYGRVNSTWTLPMQVGWPKAKELLFSAKVVEPEEAYQIGLLNHLVEVDELMPKAMEIAKLIAANDARMVQGIKQLMTEDVGEGWRWMHDNESQAQKTYLAPTPVEEGFADFIARKGRKDA
- a CDS encoding type II toxin-antitoxin system VapC family toxin; this encodes MAEDREDYDDSGDSGPAPRGTSFLGDIVIDASLTLNWFLDEVVDPITSSVWTQMAQYEPFVPPIWHLEVRNVLLSSERRGRLAADRLDELLRDLTTLPIRNDELSDLDTAFALARTHGLSFYDATYLELAKRRRAPLATLDSALNRAAIAEGLPPLPQS